The genomic interval GCTGCGCGAACGCCTGCCGGCGCGAATGCTGGTCTCCCTGTTTGGCCAGGGTGATCAGGTGATCGGTCATCGGACGGATCGCCTGGGCCCGGGCGTGCGTGGTGGAGATCCGTTCATGGATCAGCAGCGAGCGCACCAGATTGCGAACCAGCGCCCGGCGGTGGCCGGCGCTGCGGCCGAACCGGCGTTTCTTCACTCGGTGTTGCATTGGTTACCGGGGTTCCTTGCGGCCTACTCTTCGGTTGCCGCGTTCAGCGAGTCCAGCGCGCTTTCGATGTCGGCGGCGGCCTTCTCGCCAACCCCGCTCAGTGATTCGAGTCGATCGGCGCCGCGAAGTTCGATCAGGTCCTCGACGAACTGGACTTGGCCAGACCGCTTGATCGTATTCATGATCCGAGTCGAGAGGACGCCTTCCAATTCGGCCAGCGACGTTTGGGTCACGACTACCGGCTCGGCTTCCGGCGGCGGTTCGTCGCCGACCGACACGGTGGCGATT from Chloroflexota bacterium carries:
- a CDS encoding 50S ribosomal protein L17, producing the protein MQHRVKKRRFGRSAGHRRALVRNLVRSLLIHERISTTHARAQAIRPMTDHLITLAKQGDQHSRRQAFAQLQDEIVIDKLFGQLAERFSDRQGGYTRIYRLGMRKGDGASLAQIELI